One genomic window of Sodaliphilus pleomorphus includes the following:
- the rpsU gene encoding 30S ribosomal protein S21 translates to MIVVPVKDGENIERALKKFKRKYERTGVVKELRARQQFEKPSVINRKKMMKAIYVQHLHAQED, encoded by the coding sequence ATGATCGTAGTTCCAGTAAAAGATGGCGAGAACATTGAGCGCGCCCTCAAGAAATTCAAGCGTAAATATGAGAGAACAGGTGTTGTGAAGGAGCTTCGCGCCCGTCAGCAATTTGAGAAGCCTTCGGTGATCAACCGCAAGAAGATGATGAAGGCTATCTATGTGCAGCACCTGCACGCTCAGGAGGACTAA